The following coding sequences are from one Triticum aestivum cultivar Chinese Spring chromosome 5A, IWGSC CS RefSeq v2.1, whole genome shotgun sequence window:
- the LOC123107038 gene encoding transcription factor TB1-like translates to MLPYHPNPHGFWISREPPAQVPNPASGFAMAPPAHLDHQIQHYDHFFPGHGNQFNSETLEAVLMRPRPPAPPLVEMPPANEARTGAVQAAGTGHARARKRPFRTDRHSKIRTAQGVRDRRMRLSLDVARDFFALQDQLGFDKASKTVDWLLTQSKPAIDRLSESSRLNAARAGEDGMSSLSSVEREGRRLKETELAAGSGKGEADAEKAMKARGGGTSVLMEHRRENGGLMSASMTGGEYYDLGEMMCINAGECDDDGDYDEDGDFLDGMQY, encoded by the coding sequence ATGTTGCCTTACCACCCTAACCCTCACGGCTTCTGGATCTCCCGAGAACCGCCCGCGCAGGTGCCAAACCCTGCCAGCGGCTTCGCCATGGCGCCTCCCGCGCATCTGGACCATCAGATTCAGCACTACGAccacttcttccccggccacggcaATCAGTTCAACTCCGAGACGCTGGAGGCGGTGCTCATGAGGCCACGTCCGCCGGCTCCTCCTCTGGTGGAGATGCCGCCGGCGAACGAGGCAAGAACCGGCGCAGTGCAGGCCGCCGGCACCGGACACGCCAGGGCCAGGAAGAGGCCGTTCAGGACGGACCGGCACAGCAAGATCCGGACGGCGCAGGGCGTCCGGGACCGCCGGATGCGGCTCTCCCTCGACGTCGCGCGTGACTTCTTCGCGCTGCAGGACCAGCTTGGCTTTGACAAGGCCAGCAAGACGGTGGACTGGCTGCTCACCCAGTCCAAGCCAGCCATCGACCGCCTATCCGAGTCCTCTCGGCTCAACGCCGCTAGAGCGGGAGAAGATGGCATGTCGTCGCTATCATCGGTGGAGCGTGAAGGCCGCCGGCTCAAGGAGACGGAGCTGGCTGCCGGGTCGGGAAAGGGGGAAGCCGATGCGGAGAAAGCGATGAAGGCGAGGGGTGGTGGAACGTCGGTGCTCATGGAGCACAGACGCGAGAACGGCGGCCTCATGTCGGCTTCGATGACTGGTGGGGAGTACTACGACCTCGGCGAGATGATGTGCATCAACGCAGGAGAATGCGACGACGATGGCGATTACGACGAAGACGGTGATTTCTTGGACGGTATGCAATACTAG